The following coding sequences lie in one Methanothermobacter sp. genomic window:
- a CDS encoding MFS transporter, translated as MDKKSRNIILVLLFAGVFMGALDIGIIGPALPAIEKSFHVDPRLASWMFASYILFFMVGTPVMAKLSDRYGRRNIYILDITLFAAGSAITALSPSYPLLILGRSLQGFGAGGIFPVASAFIGDTFPPESRGRALGIIGSVFGFSSIAGPVLAGFILPYGWEWLFLINIPIAAIIVIAGFFILPVTVKDDEGGFDVLGTIILAVLVTSLAIGINQLDTADIPGSITRPIVSLPLLIAIALLPLLWRVENSARDPIIQVDLLREREVRIATAISAGNGLSQSAIVFIPSYALLALSLSESMASFSLLPFVMTMALGAPVIGFLLDRVGSRTVMVSGSLILITGCLMMALLSSTLGLFILAEVLMALGLITVIGAPLRYIMLSEAPPEHRASGQALLNILSSAGQLVGGAMIGGVVASIGGTGGYRYSFLLLVFVAITIFLLSTRLKRREEQIATMKRNL; from the coding sequence GTGGACCCCCGCCTTGCATCATGGATGTTTGCATCATACATACTCTTCTTCATGGTGGGAACACCTGTCATGGCAAAGCTCTCAGACAGGTACGGTCGGAGAAACATTTACATCCTTGACATAACCCTCTTTGCTGCGGGATCCGCCATAACAGCACTATCACCATCATATCCCCTTCTCATCCTCGGAAGATCCCTTCAGGGATTCGGTGCCGGGGGCATCTTCCCCGTTGCAAGTGCATTCATAGGGGACACGTTCCCCCCTGAAAGCCGCGGCAGGGCGCTGGGTATCATTGGATCGGTATTCGGTTTCTCATCAATAGCAGGTCCCGTGCTTGCAGGTTTCATACTCCCCTACGGGTGGGAGTGGCTTTTCCTCATCAACATCCCAATAGCAGCCATCATTGTTATAGCAGGGTTCTTCATACTCCCCGTCACGGTTAAAGATGATGAGGGTGGTTTTGATGTCCTGGGGACCATCATACTTGCCGTCCTTGTCACATCACTGGCCATTGGCATAAACCAGCTTGATACAGCAGATATCCCCGGGAGCATCACAAGACCAATCGTTTCACTTCCCCTTCTAATCGCCATAGCACTTCTACCCCTCCTCTGGCGCGTTGAGAACAGTGCCCGGGACCCCATAATACAGGTGGACCTACTGAGGGAAAGGGAGGTCAGGATTGCAACTGCAATATCCGCAGGTAATGGCCTGTCACAGTCGGCCATAGTCTTCATACCAAGTTATGCCCTCCTTGCCCTTTCACTATCAGAATCAATGGCCAGTTTCAGTTTACTTCCATTTGTGATGACAATGGCCCTTGGGGCACCTGTTATTGGTTTCCTGCTTGACAGGGTTGGGTCAAGGACCGTGATGGTCTCAGGTAGCCTCATACTTATAACAGGGTGCCTGATGATGGCCCTTCTATCATCCACCCTGGGACTCTTCATACTGGCCGAGGTTCTCATGGCCCTTGGCCTCATAACAGTTATAGGGGCCCCATTGAGGTACATAATGCTTTCTGAGGCTCCCCCTGAACACAGGGCCTCAGGGCAGGCCCTCCTGAATATACTTTCAAGTGCCGGCCAGCTGGTGGGGGGTGCCATGATCGGGGGTGTTGTGGCATCCATTGGAGGAACCGGTGGTTACAGGTACTCATTCCTCCTCCTTGTGTTTGTCGCCATAACGATCTTCCTCCTCTCAACACGCCTCAAGAGAAGGGAAGAACAGATTGCTACCATGAAAAGGAACCTTTAG